TGACCACCACAGGTGGAAAAATGTTCGCGGTCAAAGACAATGCTTCCGTTTATGTGCTTAATAAAGCAGACGCAGACGAATATAAAGCAGGAAGAGCTTCGAGCATTAAGGCAGGAGTGGAGATCAGAGCATACGACATCTCAGATGATAAAGAAAATTCAGCAGATATCATCGTTATAATGAAGTAAAAAAACTACTAATAATAGAAGCAAAATTCTCGATTCAAACTTGCGACATTTCGAAGCGTAACTTATAGACCATAAAGTTTGAATCCTACATTATATATTAGGAAACTTTTTATTCAACACAGGAAATTTCGATGTTCAAATGAAATTTCCTGTGTTTTTTAAAATGATTAAGTTCAAGCTTAACGCTGCAAATGCAGCACTTTATCATTTATTACATCGAACATTAACAAAGCTGTAATATGTCTGTAATGGACTTCTCTGCACACTCTGTTATAATAAATATATGCTTCGGCGGTGACAGGGAAGACAGGGGCTAACCCAATGAAATCGATGCTTTTGGATGTATTACAATTTCGTTACATTTCCCAGTATCGGTTGACTGCCAAAGAGGCAAACTGTATAATTCATTGTGATAGAATATGCGGGGATTTACGAACTGCATTTCTATAGATAATGTCAAATTATCTTCGGAAGGGGAGGATAATTTGAGCAAAAGAACACTAAAATCTCCCCTTCTAAGCAAAATACCTTAAAGGAGGAATTTTAAACATGAGAAAAGTACTTTCATTTGTACTTGTGCTCACCCTGGTTCTGGGAAGCTTCTCAATGGCATTCGCTGCTACTCCAGCCGCTATAAGCGACGTAGCTGGAAAGAACTGCGAAGAAGCTGTTAGAGTGCTGACAAGCCTTGGTGTTGTTACCGGTTATGAAGACGGCACATATAAGCCAGATCAGGTGGTAACAAGAGCAGAAGCAACTCTCGTTGTAATCAAGGCACTGGGCCTTGCTAACTCCGTTGGAACTCAGAAGAGCTCCTTCACTGACCTGAGTGGTTATGGTTGGGCTGAAGGCTACATCGCTTTCGCTACTCAGCTGGGAATCACAAACGGTTATCCGGATGGATCTTTCAAACCGGGACAGACTGTAAGCTACAATGAATTTGCAACCATGCTGGTTAGAGCATTAGGTTACACTGATGTTTCCTTAACTGGAACATGGCCTGCAAAATATGTTAACCAGGCTTCCGCTGTTGGAATCATGGATGACATCGCAAGCGGCGGCGCAGCTGGCGCAAACAGAGGCGATGTAGCTATTATGGCTAACAATGCTCTGACTGCTTATATCGGAAGCGTTGATAAGGACAACAACTGGAGTCCTATCATCAAGAGCGGATCCGTAGCAAGAGACAATATTGTATATGACACCATGATCGGAAGACTTGGCGGTAACTTCTTCGAAGGTATCATCTTCGATACAGATTCCTCCACGATCAACATCAGACCTTATGTAGGAAAATATGCTGAGTACTACACAAGCAAGGCTGATGGCAAGGGTGACATTATGGCTATCGCTGCTGTAAAATCAACTGCTATCGCTGGTGAATTCGATGATGACAACGCTAATAACTGGACTGTTGCTCAGGTATTCGAAGGCAACGACGATGTTGATTACAAACTTGCAGCAGACATGACTGATGATACCGAATTCTTCTATAATGGAGAATCCACAGGTACTCTTTCACCAAGTGCAATCACTGACGTCGAAGTTGATCTTTCTGGAAAGACCATCAAAGAACTGTACAGTGCATCTCAGTGGCATGTTGATATCGCTGAAAAAATTGATGCTGGTGACTTAGATGATCTGGCTGACGGCGAACTGCTGGGCTTTGATTTCGATACTGATAAGAAGGACAGCATTATCGATGATTCTTTCGAACTGATCGGTGCTAAATCCTTAAGTGATATCAAGGGCGACAATGTTGTTTATATCTACTCCGGAACTGACTACATCAGAAAAGTTGCAGTTGGAACAGAAGTAGTTGAAGGCAAAATCACCAAAATCAACTCTGACGGTGACTGGATCATCGCTGGAAAGACTTATGCTTTCTCTGACGTAGCTGATGCTGCTAGCAGCGATGCTGATGCTGGCGATACTGTAAAAGTATGGCTCGATGCATATGGCGATATCTTTGACGCTGACGTTGTAAGCGGTTCTGCTAAGGATTATGCAGTTGTACTGAATACTGGTTCCTTCGATCAGATCAAGCTGTTCCTGGCAACTGACAGCAGCAAGGTATTTGATACTGATTTAACTAGTGCCGAATATACTGCCGCAACTTCACCTGCTAACAGACTGATTGGATACGGCCTTGATAAGGACGGCGCGGTTGACAGCGTGTACACTGATGACTTCTATGTTGCTGCTACTACTGCAGAAATCGTAAGCAACAAAGTATTCGATGACGGAACAAGAACTTATGCAATTGCAAGTGACGTAGTAGTATTCACCAAAGACGGAAGCGATTACGGTGTTACTAAGCTCGCAGACGTTGATAAGGGTACTGACAGCGTAGGAGAGATCGTTTCCTTCATCCTCAGAGAAAATAAAGTGGTAGCTATGATCGTTAACGAAGGTATTGCAGCTGGAAGCGGAGACGATTCCTATGCGGTAATTTCCAAGACTGAAGCTTCTACAAACGCTCAGGACGACAAAGCATACCTGCTGACCGGATTCATCGACGGAAAGAAGATGAGTGAAGTATACACCTCCAGCAGATCCACTATTGGTGAAGTAACAACTGGAGTTGCAATCTACGAATTCAAGTACAACGATGACAAAAACGTTTCCAAGATCACTAAATTTACGACTGCCCCTGTGACTGGAGCTGTAAGCGCTGATGGTAAGGTATCTGATGGATACATCCAGCTCGCTAGTGGTAAGAAAGCTATCGCAGACAACGCTGTTGTTTACGAAGTAGTGTTCAAGGATGACAATACTACAGTAAAAGAATACAAGGCATACTCCGGAACAATTAAGGCAACTTACAATGTTTGGATGTATGACACAGATGATGACAAAGCTGGTGCTGAAGTCGTAATCATCGAAAAGAACTAATTCGCAAATGCGACTGAGTTCACTGATTAAAGTAAAATATTAAATTATTTTCTCGATGGGCAAGTTTACACTTGCCCATCGTTTTTTATGGGTATAATATGTGGTACTAGTACTTTCGGGAGGAATAAAATGTCAGCTTTTGAGCAACAGCTTGAGTATGTCAAGCTTCGTCACATGACAGGCATAGATCGGTGGCATGATGCAGGATATTTGGGGCAAGACCTTAAAATTTTCTGCGACGATGTGGGTGGGAAGCATGTAGAACATGTTGTGGATATTTTAGAAGTAATTGTACCAGAGGCTGAAATTCTTACAGGAAAAATCGGATACCGTATTCGATACGGATCAGTGGTTGAGAGTTTTGTTCATTATGATAAAACAGGAGAGACGATTGATTTTGACAATTTTATGAAGAGGCATGAAATCAGGCTTATTAACAATTCGACAACCGGATCTGGCGGACCAGCAGTGTCGCCGATAGGGGCTTTTATGAGAACAAAGATAGATCAATACAATATTATAATGACTGCTTCTGCCGGGAATGGATATGGACAGCCTATCAACACCAATTACTACGGCGCCGCAATACTTGTCACATCCGTTCAATTGAATGATGCTGGCAGAATTGTCAATTCAAAGTGTGCTGAAGACGGAGGTATTGATTTTTCTATGTTTTATGGCCCAATGCCGGGAACTTCATATTCATCCCCTTTCTTGTTAGGAATGATAGGTCTACTGCTTGGTAAATATCCGCGCATGAATCAAAAAGAAGTGTATCAATATTTAAAAGAGCACTGTATTTCGCTTGGTATAAGGGAGATATTCGGACACGGATTGCCTATACTTGGGCAGGTTTGAGACTCTGTGATAAACATGAGAAGCCAAAATATTAGTTATATCTGAAATCTATTATGCAAAACTCTGAGGCGGAAACCTTGAAATTGTAGGAAAGAAGCAGTATACTGATTAAAGAAAGAAATTCAATAATGTAAGTATGATCAAGGGGGTATACAGATGCACAAGTTTTTTAACCGCGGTATTGCAATGTTAATGATAATCGCAATGACTTCTTTCTTTTTTCCTGTAACGGCCTTTGCAGCATCGGATGAAGCGGCTCGAATTACCTATTCCATTGATGCGGATGAGGAACTGAACTTTGGGGATAAGGATGTGGACGAGGACCTTAACGATGCCTGCGACGATTTAAATGATGAGGAATTAAATTATATTAAATTTACTTCACTTCCCAAATCCTCTGCAGGGACTTTGTTTTATAAATACGACAGAAGCGGAGAAAAGGAAATCGCAAAATCTGATAAATATTATTATGATAAGTCTCCCTATTTAAAGGATATTACTTTTGTACCAGAAGAAGATTATTCCGGTACGGTCACGATCGGCTATACCGGATATGATGAAGAAGGGGCTTCCTACACAGGAGAAATCAGAATCACCGTGGAAGGCGTTGACGATGAGGAAGTTATCACTTATAAGACAGATGCCGATGAGGAAGTTGATTTTGAAGAAGATGATTTTAATGATCTTTGTGAGGACATTAATGACGAAGAACTGGATTATATTAAATTTACCTCTTTGCCAAAGTCTTCTGTAGGTACCTTATACTATAAGTACGATAAAAAGGGTCAAGAAACGGTCTCTAAATCTGACATGTATTACTACGATTCCTCTCCTTCCATCTCAGACATCACTTTTGTACCAGAGGAAGATTATACGGGTACAGTCAGCATTGGCTTTAAAGGATATGACATTGATAGAGGTTCCTTCACAGCTGAGGTCAAGATTGTCATCGGGAAGGGATCGAAGGAGACCATGAAATATACCATTAGCTCCAGTGAGGTTGTTCGCTTTGATGCAGAGGATTTTAATGATCTTTGCGAGGAGTTGAATGATGAAACTTTGGATTATGTTATTTTTTCAGATCCGGCATCGTCAAGAGGAACCCTTTATTATGACTATTCGTCAGGAAGTGAATCCAAGACAGTTGTAAGCTCCAGCAAAAAATATTATTATGATGGAACGCCTTCTTTGAACAAGATTACATTTGTTCCGACACAG
This genomic window from Clostridiales bacterium contains:
- a CDS encoding S-layer homology domain-containing protein produces the protein MRKVLSFVLVLTLVLGSFSMAFAATPAAISDVAGKNCEEAVRVLTSLGVVTGYEDGTYKPDQVVTRAEATLVVIKALGLANSVGTQKSSFTDLSGYGWAEGYIAFATQLGITNGYPDGSFKPGQTVSYNEFATMLVRALGYTDVSLTGTWPAKYVNQASAVGIMDDIASGGAAGANRGDVAIMANNALTAYIGSVDKDNNWSPIIKSGSVARDNIVYDTMIGRLGGNFFEGIIFDTDSSTINIRPYVGKYAEYYTSKADGKGDIMAIAAVKSTAIAGEFDDDNANNWTVAQVFEGNDDVDYKLAADMTDDTEFFYNGESTGTLSPSAITDVEVDLSGKTIKELYSASQWHVDIAEKIDAGDLDDLADGELLGFDFDTDKKDSIIDDSFELIGAKSLSDIKGDNVVYIYSGTDYIRKVAVGTEVVEGKITKINSDGDWIIAGKTYAFSDVADAASSDADAGDTVKVWLDAYGDIFDADVVSGSAKDYAVVLNTGSFDQIKLFLATDSSKVFDTDLTSAEYTAATSPANRLIGYGLDKDGAVDSVYTDDFYVAATTAEIVSNKVFDDGTRTYAIASDVVVFTKDGSDYGVTKLADVDKGTDSVGEIVSFILRENKVVAMIVNEGIAAGSGDDSYAVISKTEASTNAQDDKAYLLTGFIDGKKMSEVYTSSRSTIGEVTTGVAIYEFKYNDDKNVSKITKFTTAPVTGAVSADGKVSDGYIQLASGKKAIADNAVVYEVVFKDDNTTVKEYKAYSGTIKATYNVWMYDTDDDKAGAEVVIIEKN
- a CDS encoding S8/S53 family peptidase produces the protein MSAFEQQLEYVKLRHMTGIDRWHDAGYLGQDLKIFCDDVGGKHVEHVVDILEVIVPEAEILTGKIGYRIRYGSVVESFVHYDKTGETIDFDNFMKRHEIRLINNSTTGSGGPAVSPIGAFMRTKIDQYNIIMTASAGNGYGQPINTNYYGAAILVTSVQLNDAGRIVNSKCAEDGGIDFSMFYGPMPGTSYSSPFLLGMIGLLLGKYPRMNQKEVYQYLKEHCISLGIREIFGHGLPILGQV